One segment of Panulirus ornatus isolate Po-2019 chromosome 2, ASM3632096v1, whole genome shotgun sequence DNA contains the following:
- the LOC139758062 gene encoding uncharacterized protein, which translates to MELLLLLVGVVATATVAGVGSSDLRTWQTYWLSPQQRQAPPSASVYLASGHGSDASPSYLVNHSEPQYDHGDHDGNATNHRARRVLYHPDNYFTSRVAYVDDSNATDRYYTTGNGIYNPTDYKNSPDSLGYDDYHNSDPNDQHDITHSDVYQEPGDGYTAHSDAYNAHSDAYNAHSDAYNTHSDAYGDAYNSRSDAYTAHSDVYSVQSDAYNKHSDEYSDAYNSRSDAYTAHNDVYSAYTATHDQHSKTCVSVYNRVLNTQMCIEPHAIFSIFALLFLLHFGVSLFVKAACGDLPASFTTAAGGRTDPNITVILNNTIINENNFNGSVSNIDRNDRGNNGNRNGNNGNNGNNGNNGNNGNNGNNGNNGNNGNNGNNGNNGNNGNNGNNGNNGNNGNNGNNGNNGNNGNNGNNGNNGNNGNNGNNGNNGNNGNNGNNGNNGNNGNNGNNGNNGNNGNNGNNGNNGNNGNNGNNGNNGNNGNNGNNGNNGNNGGNNNGNNGNNGNNNNGNNGNNGNNNGNNGNNGNNNNGNNGNNGNNNGNNGNNNGNNGNNNGNNGNNNGNNGNNNGNNGNNGRDISVYNVGETLVEWVQRVTTFLQETSDGFFGTSRRLEVPFLEQYRGHVCAWFIG; encoded by the exons ATG GAGCTACTGCTActcctggtgggggtggtggcgaCGGCAACTGTCGCGGGCGTGGGTAGCAGTGACCTGAGGACATGGCAGACATACTGGCTGTCACCTCAGCAGCGTCAAGCTCCCCCCAGCGCCTCCGTGTACCTTGCTAGCGGCCACGGCAGCGACGCCTCCCCTTCCTACCTCGTGAACCACAGTGAGCCTCAGTATGACCATGGCGATCATGACGGCAACGCGACGAACCACAGGGCACGCAGAGTCTTGTACCATCCCGACAATTACTTCACCAGCAGGGTGGCCTATGTCGACGACAGTAACGCCACAGACAG ATACTACACCACTGGGAATGGTATCTACAACCCCACCGACTACAAGAACAGCCCCGACAGCTTAGGTTACGACGACTACCACAACAGCGACCCGAACGACCAACATGACATCACACACAGCGACGTCTACCAAGAGCCTGGCGACGGCTACACCGCACACAGCGACGCCTACAACGCACACAGCGACGCCTACAACGCACACAGCGACGCCTACAACACACACAGCGACGCCTACGGTGACGCCTACAACTCTCGTAGCGACGCCTACACCGCACACAGCGACGTCTACAGTGTACAAAGCGACGCCTACAACAAACACAGCGACGAGTACAGCGACGCCTACAACTCTCGTAGCGACGCCTACACCGCGCACAACGACGTCTACAGCGCCTACACCGCGACGCATGACCAACACAGCAAGACCTGCGTCAGCGTCTACAACAGGGTCCTTAACACTCAGATGTGTATAGAGCCGCACGCCATCTTCTCTATCTTTGCCCTGCTCTTCCTGTTGCACTTCGGTGTCTCGCTCTTCGTCAAAGCCGCCTGCGGCGACCTCCCCGCCAGCTTCACGACCGCCGCCGGTGGCCGCACCGACCCCAACATCACGGTTATCttgaacaacaccatcatcaacgaGAACAACTTCAATGGTTCTGTGAGTAATATAGACAGAAACGATAGAGGTAACAATGGTAACcgtaatggtaataatggtaataatggaaaTAACGGTAATAATGGCAATAACGGAAACAATGGAAATAACGGTAATAATGGCAATAACGGAAACAATGGAAATAACGGTAATAATGGCAACAACGGAAACAATGGCAATAACGGAAACAATGGTAATAACGGTAATAATGGCAATAACGGAAACAATGGAAATAACGGAAACAATGGCAATAACGGTAATAATGGCAATAACGGAAACAATGGAAATAACGGTAATAATGGCAATAACGGAAATAACGGTAATAATGGCAATAACGGAAATAACGGTAATAATGGAAATAACGGTAATAATGGAAATAACGGCAATAATGGAAATAATGGTAATAACGGCAATAATGGAAACAACGGTAATAATGGAAATAACGGAAACAATGGGAACAATGGTAATAACGGTAATAATGGCAACAACGGCGGCAACAACAATGGTAATAACGgtaataatggcaataataataatggcaacaACGGTAATAACGGCAATAACAATGGTAATAACGgtaataatggcaataataataatggcaacaACGGTAATAACGGCAATAACAATGGTAATAACGGCAATAACAATGGCAACAACGgtaataacaatggtaataacGGCAATAACAATGGCAACAACGgtaataacaatggtaataacGGCAACAACGGAAGGGACATCTCCGTGTACAACGTTGGGGAGACGTTAGTGGAGTGGGTGCAACGGGTCACCACATTCCTGCAGGAGACCAGCGACGGATTCTTCGGCACCTCCAGGAGGTTGGAGGTCCCCTTCCTCGAGCAGTACAGGGGACATGTGTGTGCATGGTTCATAGGGTGA